One genomic segment of Thalassospiraceae bacterium LMO-SO8 includes these proteins:
- a CDS encoding D-alanyl-D-alanine carboxypeptidase translates to MAETTRPIKRRGGLRLLAAAALVLLTALVLSPGQAAAKYASLVIDAETGEVLHAVNADTRNYPASLTKMMTLYKMFEAVENGRWSMNTRLRMSARAAGQPPSKLGLKPGETISVRDAILALAVKSANDIAAAVAENYSGKEWKFAREMTETARRLGMDRTTFRNASGLPHSAQMSTARDMAKLARALLRDFPQYYHFFSRTRFDFDGVSHKTHNKMLLTYDGVDGFKTGYIRASGFNLVTSAKRDGRRLIGVVFGANSSSARNHLMAKYLDRAFAELGSAPVLAKADIPAPAPLPTPPGREEEQGDGDGPPRIVAFDKQSRWGIQVGAFAQSEQAESMAMKARDTLPSLLDGGVISIVPLTKRNGKVLHRARVYGLSKRDAYRACKLLERRHIPCMELRGPETLEMASLPAEN, encoded by the coding sequence ATGGCTGAGACGACGCGTCCGATTAAACGAAGAGGGGGGCTGCGCCTTTTGGCGGCGGCCGCTCTGGTTCTGCTGACCGCCCTGGTGCTTTCACCGGGACAAGCGGCGGCCAAATATGCCTCCTTGGTCATTGACGCCGAAACGGGCGAGGTTCTGCACGCGGTCAATGCGGACACGCGGAACTACCCCGCCTCCCTGACCAAGATGATGACCCTCTACAAGATGTTCGAAGCGGTCGAAAACGGCCGCTGGTCCATGAACACCCGCCTGCGCATGTCGGCCCGTGCCGCCGGCCAGCCCCCGTCGAAGCTTGGCCTGAAACCCGGCGAGACCATTTCCGTGCGCGACGCGATCCTGGCCCTGGCCGTGAAGTCGGCCAACGACATCGCCGCCGCCGTGGCCGAAAACTACAGCGGCAAGGAATGGAAGTTCGCCCGGGAAATGACCGAGACGGCGCGGCGCCTGGGCATGGACCGGACGACCTTCCGCAATGCCTCGGGCCTGCCCCACAGCGCGCAGATGAGCACCGCCCGCGACATGGCCAAACTGGCCCGCGCGCTTCTCCGCGACTTTCCCCAGTACTATCATTTCTTCTCGCGCACCCGGTTCGATTTCGACGGCGTGTCGCACAAGACCCACAACAAGATGCTGCTCACCTATGACGGCGTCGACGGCTTCAAGACCGGCTATATCCGGGCGTCCGGCTTCAATCTGGTGACCTCGGCCAAACGCGACGGCCGGCGCCTGATCGGCGTCGTGTTCGGCGCCAATTCGTCGAGTGCGCGCAACCATCTGATGGCCAAGTACCTGGACCGTGCCTTCGCAGAACTGGGCAGTGCGCCGGTGCTGGCCAAGGCCGACATTCCGGCCCCCGCCCCCCTGCCCACGCCCCCCGGCCGCGAGGAGGAACAGGGCGACGGCGACGGGCCGCCCCGGATCGTCGCGTTCGACAAGCAGTCGCGCTGGGGCATCCAGGTCGGCGCCTTCGCCCAGTCCGAACAGGCCGAAAGCATGGCCATGAAGGCACGCGACACCCTGCCGTCCCTGCTTGACGGCGGCGTGATCTCCATCGTTCCCTTGACCAAGAGGAACGGCAAGGTCCTGCACCGGGCGCGGGTTTACGGCCTCAGCAAGCGCGACGCCTACCGCGCCTGCAAGCTGCTGGAGCGGCGCCACATTCCGTGCATGGAACTGCGTGGGCCGGAGACCT
- a CDS encoding phasin family protein → MAEAKKPTATAKPAAAPAAPAKPAAAASAPAAGQVEAVAPVVKETVETVVKAGADVAAKGVEKAATMGQEQIAAAVKAGGQVFKTYEDAVAYNKENVDAFVQANNIMAKGMQDLNKVLFAMAQKNMEETVDLTKKMFGCKSVDDMVKLQSSLLKTNYAKAFDESRKISDMAVKLAEEAAAPIAGRVTVAVEKVTKPIAA, encoded by the coding sequence ATGGCTGAAGCCAAGAAGCCCACCGCGACCGCGAAACCCGCCGCTGCGCCCGCCGCGCCCGCCAAACCCGCCGCTGCCGCGTCGGCGCCCGCCGCCGGCCAGGTCGAGGCGGTCGCGCCTGTCGTTAAGGAGACCGTTGAAACCGTCGTCAAGGCCGGCGCCGACGTCGCTGCTAAGGGCGTTGAAAAGGCCGCCACCATGGGCCAGGAGCAGATTGCCGCGGCCGTCAAGGCCGGCGGTCAGGTGTTCAAGACTTATGAAGACGCGGTTGCCTACAACAAGGAAAACGTCGACGCCTTCGTCCAGGCCAACAACATCATGGCGAAGGGCATGCAGGATCTGAACAAGGTGCTGTTCGCCATGGCCCAGAAGAACATGGAAGAAACGGTCGACCTGACCAAGAAGATGTTCGGCTGCAAGTCGGTCGACGACATGGTCAAGCTGCAGAGCAGTCTGTTGAAGACCAATTACGCCAAGGCCTTCGACGAAAGCCGCAAGATTTCCGACATGGCCGTGAAACTGGCCGAGGAAGCCGCGGCGCCGATCGCCGGCCGTGTGACCGTCGCCGTCGAAAAGGTGACCAAGCCGATTGCCGCCTGA
- the clpS gene encoding ATP-dependent Clp protease adapter ClpS, with product MTGPTDPPKSPIDPGRDDDSGTGLAVKSRTRTKRPSMYKVLMLNDDYTPMEFVVHVLERFFGMNSEQATQVMLHVHQRGVGVCGVFTYEIAETKVTQVMDLARQHQHPLQCTIEKDGGGDED from the coding sequence ATGACAGGACCGACAGACCCGCCAAAATCTCCCATCGACCCGGGGCGGGACGATGACTCCGGCACCGGTTTGGCGGTCAAATCCCGCACGCGGACCAAGCGTCCGTCCATGTACAAGGTCCTGATGCTCAATGACGACTACACGCCGATGGAGTTCGTCGTTCATGTCCTCGAGCGTTTCTTCGGCATGAACAGTGAGCAGGCTACCCAAGTGATGCTGCATGTCCACCAGCGCGGGGTGGGCGTCTGCGGCGTCTTCACATATGAAATCGCCGAAACGAAAGTGACACAGGTCATGGATCTGGCGCGTCAGCATCAGCATCCTCTCCAGTGCACGATCGAGAAAGACGGCGGCGGAGATGAGGATTAG